In one window of Candidatus Avedoeria danica DNA:
- a CDS encoding thioredoxin domain-containing protein — MAERKRTGRATGSGSIEVSGFAAAFVGVLVVGGVLIAGAWWWRAWGGAVPTTANPSPPAAPTTAIPYDALNGVTAAGEPQLGLPTAPVEIIAYGDYLCPNCRQFARDVLPAIKDRWIRTGFVRIVQRDFIVFGPEAQRAAEAAHCAGEHGRYWRYADGLYSLRGSGETLDVDHLVGLARTLDLDTEAFQACAASGRHRARVEATTASAKAQGFSGTPVYLINGRKLEGAIPPEEWVEMLRLFEQELGQGRPLATAAP; from the coding sequence ATGGCTGAGCGCAAGCGCACGGGCCGCGCGACCGGTTCAGGATCGATCGAGGTCAGCGGCTTCGCCGCGGCGTTCGTCGGCGTCCTCGTCGTCGGCGGCGTGCTGATCGCAGGCGCGTGGTGGTGGCGTGCGTGGGGCGGGGCCGTGCCGACGACCGCCAACCCGTCGCCACCGGCCGCGCCGACGACGGCCATCCCGTACGACGCACTCAACGGCGTGACCGCTGCCGGCGAGCCGCAGCTCGGGCTGCCGACCGCGCCGGTGGAGATCATCGCGTACGGCGACTACCTCTGCCCAAACTGTCGCCAGTTCGCCCGCGACGTCTTGCCCGCCATCAAAGACCGCTGGATCCGCACGGGCTTCGTTCGCATCGTGCAGCGCGACTTCATCGTGTTCGGGCCCGAGGCGCAGCGAGCGGCGGAAGCGGCCCATTGTGCGGGCGAGCACGGACGGTACTGGCGCTACGCGGACGGGCTCTATTCGCTCCGCGGGTCCGGCGAGACGCTGGACGTCGACCACCTCGTCGGCCTCGCCCGCACGCTCGACCTCGACACGGAAGCGTTCCAGGCTTGCGCCGCCTCCGGCCGGCACCGTGCCCGCGTCGAGGCGACGACGGCCTCGGCCAAGGCGCAGGGCTTCAGCGGCACGCCGGTCTACTTGATCAACGGCCGCAAGCTGGAAGGCGCGATCCCGCCCGAGGAGTGGGTCGAGATGTTGCGGCTGTTCGAACAGGAACTCGGCCAAGGCCGACCGTTGGCAACCGCCGCGCCATAG
- a CDS encoding TIGR00159 family protein, with protein sequence MSETLGDISARLLAMRAGDGLDILLVAALVYALLYVVRGTRAVRLLRGTLLLALIYFVLRNAASLELKAFETVTRVFLEGVIVAVPVVFQPELRRAIDRLGGTRLLTGRHAELVGAPMVVQTITQAARSLSERGHGALIVLERSVGLDELVAHGLQLDAKVSVDLILQIFHPHTPLHDGAIIVRGDRIAAARVVIPIGDLPPSDEALGTRHVAAMAISERSDALVVAVSEETSTISLASDGRLTRHLEESSLASLLTTGLVGRGAPSRWVVARRRMRKVVPRAVRRSWRQRSSPAAERR encoded by the coding sequence TTGAGCGAAACCCTCGGCGACATCTCGGCGCGCCTGTTGGCCATGCGCGCTGGCGACGGTCTCGACATTCTCTTGGTCGCCGCGCTCGTCTATGCGCTGTTGTACGTCGTCCGCGGCACGCGGGCCGTACGCCTGTTGCGCGGGACGCTCTTGCTGGCGCTGATCTACTTCGTGCTGCGCAATGCGGCGTCGCTCGAACTGAAGGCGTTCGAGACCGTCACCCGGGTCTTTCTCGAGGGCGTGATCGTCGCCGTGCCGGTCGTCTTCCAGCCCGAACTGCGCCGCGCGATCGACCGCCTCGGTGGGACGCGTCTCCTGACGGGAAGACACGCCGAGCTCGTCGGCGCGCCGATGGTCGTCCAGACGATCACCCAGGCGGCGCGCAGCCTGTCGGAGCGCGGACACGGAGCGTTGATCGTCCTCGAGCGCTCCGTCGGTCTCGACGAGCTCGTCGCGCACGGCCTGCAGTTGGACGCCAAGGTGTCCGTCGACTTGATCCTGCAGATCTTCCACCCCCATACGCCGCTGCACGACGGGGCGATCATCGTGCGCGGTGACCGGATCGCCGCGGCACGTGTCGTCATCCCGATCGGCGACCTCCCACCATCCGACGAGGCGCTCGGAACCCGCCACGTGGCGGCGATGGCGATCAGCGAACGTTCGGACGCGCTCGTCGTCGCGGTGTCGGAGGAGACTTCGACGATCTCACTGGCCAGCGACGGGCGCTTGACGAGGCATCTCGAAGAGAGCAGCCTGGCCAGCCTTCTGACCACCGGGCTCGTCGGACGTGGCGCGCCCTCCCGGTGGGTGGTTGCGCGGCGACGGATGCGCAAAGTGGTGCCGCGCGCGGTTCGACGGAGCTGGCGCCAACGCTCGTCCCCCGCCGCGGAGCGGCGCTAG
- a CDS encoding cysteine--tRNA ligase: MRLFNSATNAVERFRPRPGLPVSLYVCGITPYDTTHLGHAFTYVIFDVLQRHMQVVHRWPTRYVQNVTDIDDDVLRKAAATGEDWRALGLRWTEVLRSDLGRLGLLPPEVFPGATSCIPAIIDDVTRLLALGRAYERKGSVYFRTAADGAFGELAGLPRSELLALANERGNDPADPNKDDPLDFVLWQAGRPGEPAWRSPWSVGRPGWHIECSTLATHHLGAPVDVHGGGGDLIFPHHACEIAQSEPLTGVRPWVRLWMHVAMVRMDGEKMSKSLGNLVLVRDLLASHEADTIRLYLLNHHWRSAWEWSRDQFEACDASREALHAAMRRASGSGRELDFTSFGPRATAALDNDLDTPAAVATLLDLADAILGAPAGADVRGAQDVLEAVGHRILGLWLRPLDDVPPAEKAPWPEPLVAPPDVVLPGALAH; the protein is encoded by the coding sequence ATGCGCCTCTTCAACAGCGCCACCAACGCCGTCGAGAGATTCCGGCCGCGGCCGGGTCTGCCGGTCAGCCTCTACGTCTGCGGGATCACTCCCTACGACACGACGCACCTCGGCCATGCGTTCACATACGTGATCTTCGACGTCCTGCAGCGGCACATGCAGGTAGTTCATCGGTGGCCGACCCGTTATGTCCAGAACGTGACGGACATCGACGACGACGTGCTGCGAAAAGCCGCCGCCACGGGCGAGGACTGGCGGGCGCTCGGTCTGCGTTGGACGGAAGTCCTGCGCTCCGACCTCGGACGCCTCGGGCTCTTGCCGCCCGAGGTCTTTCCCGGCGCCACGAGCTGCATACCAGCGATCATCGACGACGTCACGCGCCTGCTCGCCCTTGGCCGCGCCTACGAGCGCAAGGGTTCGGTCTACTTTCGGACTGCTGCCGACGGCGCGTTCGGCGAGCTGGCCGGCTTGCCCCGCTCGGAACTCCTGGCGCTGGCAAACGAGCGGGGCAACGACCCAGCCGATCCGAACAAGGACGATCCACTCGACTTCGTGCTCTGGCAGGCCGGTCGCCCGGGCGAGCCGGCGTGGCGCAGCCCGTGGTCCGTCGGCAGGCCTGGCTGGCATATCGAGTGCTCGACCCTCGCGACACACCATCTCGGCGCGCCGGTCGACGTGCACGGCGGCGGCGGCGACCTGATCTTTCCGCACCATGCCTGCGAGATCGCCCAATCCGAACCGCTGACGGGCGTCCGGCCCTGGGTGCGGCTCTGGATGCACGTGGCGATGGTGCGCATGGACGGCGAGAAGATGAGCAAGAGCCTCGGCAACCTCGTGCTCGTGCGGGACCTGCTCGCCTCCCACGAAGCGGACACCATCCGTCTCTACCTTCTCAACCACCATTGGCGCAGTGCATGGGAGTGGTCGCGCGACCAGTTCGAGGCTTGCGACGCGTCGCGCGAGGCGCTTCATGCGGCGATGCGCCGTGCGAGCGGCAGTGGCCGCGAGCTGGACTTCACGAGCTTCGGACCTCGCGCCACCGCCGCACTCGACAACGACCTCGACACGCCGGCCGCCGTGGCCACGCTGCTCGACTTGGCCGACGCGATTCTCGGCGCGCCGGCGGGTGCGGACGTGCGCGGCGCCCAGGACGTCCTCGAAGCCGTCGGCCACCGGATCCTCGGCCTCTGGCTGCGCCCGCTCGACGACGTTCCACCCGCCGAGAAGGCACCGTGGCCCGAACCACTCGTCGCGCCGCCCGACGTCGTGCTGCCGGGCGCGCTGGCGCACTAG
- a CDS encoding DUF4332 domain-containing protein, with protein sequence MMPGVRTVIAGLVLALALPQRVSAQTSCNVSLDESIVVEPGEHRPCGIVVVGHDVAVAREGEVDGGVIIAFGHAAIDGEVNGSVNVLGGDAAISGRVRGDVYASGIVRLGARARVHGNVTGGDIQSEVGAQVDGAATELGRGWAGMPRGQRPWLSDVALLLFKVLVTLLLAALFGALATLASPVFVGRLRSVASRGPGVVVAATGIGLGVLVGTAGIALALRQHGAAGAIVALPAILALVGALGVAGRLGARLLPRRRPVSQTALGLSLMAAAATVVLQLGHWALFCTGGLVLLLVGAWSIGVVVLALVGFRADRRSAVAPAELSAAPPARVETPQPPTAPEALWTPEGAQQPDTASEPKVAAISAPATALEIERTASPDAQTEAHALDGEATEAAPTGEAEPAPLPGDADPSPALDLRRIPGISPIYAHVLRAAGVTSLVELAERDPDDIVASLAVPGVLGIDRATAELWVSMARRRLGR encoded by the coding sequence ATGATGCCCGGCGTCCGAACGGTCATTGCGGGGCTTGTTCTCGCGCTCGCACTGCCGCAGCGCGTCAGCGCGCAGACATCGTGCAACGTGTCGCTCGACGAGAGCATCGTGGTCGAGCCGGGGGAGCATCGACCGTGCGGGATCGTCGTCGTCGGGCACGACGTTGCGGTGGCGCGCGAGGGTGAGGTCGACGGCGGGGTCATCATCGCTTTCGGTCATGCAGCGATCGACGGCGAGGTCAACGGGTCCGTCAACGTGCTCGGCGGCGATGCCGCGATCTCCGGGCGGGTGCGCGGCGACGTCTACGCGTCCGGCATCGTGCGCCTTGGCGCCCGGGCGCGCGTCCACGGCAACGTGACCGGTGGCGACATCCAGTCCGAGGTCGGTGCACAGGTGGACGGCGCCGCAACCGAGCTCGGACGAGGCTGGGCGGGCATGCCTCGCGGCCAACGGCCGTGGTTGTCAGATGTCGCGCTACTGCTCTTCAAGGTGCTCGTTACGCTGTTGCTCGCCGCGCTGTTCGGCGCGCTCGCCACGCTCGCGTCACCCGTCTTCGTCGGCCGGCTGCGCAGCGTGGCGAGCCGCGGTCCTGGTGTGGTTGTCGCCGCCACGGGCATCGGCCTCGGCGTGCTGGTCGGCACAGCGGGCATCGCGCTGGCGCTCAGGCAACACGGGGCCGCCGGCGCTATCGTCGCCCTGCCGGCGATTCTGGCCCTGGTCGGCGCGCTCGGCGTCGCGGGTCGGCTCGGCGCACGGTTGTTGCCGCGGCGAAGACCGGTGTCGCAGACTGCGCTCGGCCTTTCGCTCATGGCGGCGGCGGCAACGGTCGTCCTGCAGCTCGGCCACTGGGCGTTGTTCTGCACCGGTGGCCTCGTGCTCCTGCTTGTCGGCGCATGGTCGATTGGCGTCGTCGTGCTGGCGCTTGTCGGATTCCGCGCGGACCGCCGATCGGCGGTCGCCCCCGCGGAGCTGTCGGCCGCGCCGCCGGCCCGTGTGGAGACGCCCCAACCGCCCACCGCGCCCGAAGCGTTATGGACGCCCGAAGGGGCGCAACAGCCCGACACCGCTTCGGAACCCAAGGTGGCGGCCATCTCCGCACCCGCGACAGCGCTTGAGATCGAACGTACGGCTTCGCCGGACGCGCAGACCGAGGCGCACGCCCTCGACGGCGAGGCCACTGAAGCGGCGCCGACGGGAGAGGCAGAGCCCGCACCGTTGCCGGGAGACGCGGATCCCTCGCCGGCACTCGACCTGCGCCGGATCCCGGGCATCTCGCCGATCTACGCCCACGTGCTGCGGGCTGCCGGCGTCACGAGCCTCGTCGAGCTGGCCGAGCGCGATCCGGACGACATCGTGGCCAGCCTGGCCGTGCCGGGCGTGCTCGGGATCGACCGCGCCACGGCCGAGCTCTGGGTGTCGATGGCCCGCCGTCGTCTCGGGCGCTGA
- a CDS encoding PQQ-dependent sugar dehydrogenase, translated as MKRPIRRAAASAVVLTILSSGAACTQRPSMMARSPHGIEDTPPSGKGGVIFTATPTPGPSPTPSVAPTVVVEPPEPLQLAPGFRASVYADAVGPIARLARAPNGDIFGSLARDNRIVVLPDRNGDGFADRMLVWWEGPGLNAPDGLAFWGDHLWVANEDGLVRFPYRTGDLAAVAPPEPVVPLPAGGRVRGRPLAVNRLGHLFMGVGASCNACVEDDVRRASVLRILTDGTRTSRYSSGMRAPSGIAIDSHSGEVWVTDRARDDLGESSPPDELNRIGPGAEFGWPFCVGDRRPDPQLGAGADLCAATQPPVIAFAAHTGLMGAAFYDGGAFPAEYDGGLFVASHGSDVQVMLQAYKILFLPFANGAPTGQVRDFATGWMKPDTRLWGRPADIVVGADGALLVADDAGMRVFRLFYSPNATPTPPL; from the coding sequence ATGAAGCGCCCCATCCGCCGCGCGGCCGCATCGGCTGTCGTCCTGACGATCCTTTCATCGGGGGCGGCCTGCACGCAGCGACCCTCGATGATGGCGCGGTCCCCGCACGGGATCGAGGACACGCCGCCGTCGGGCAAGGGTGGCGTCATCTTCACCGCCACGCCGACCCCCGGCCCGTCGCCGACGCCGTCCGTCGCGCCGACCGTTGTCGTCGAGCCGCCCGAGCCCCTCCAGCTGGCGCCAGGCTTCCGGGCAAGCGTGTACGCGGACGCCGTCGGCCCGATCGCCCGCCTTGCCCGCGCCCCGAACGGGGACATTTTCGGCTCACTCGCCCGCGACAACCGCATCGTCGTCCTGCCGGACCGCAACGGCGACGGGTTCGCCGACCGTATGTTGGTGTGGTGGGAGGGCCCGGGCCTCAACGCGCCGGACGGCCTCGCCTTCTGGGGCGATCACCTGTGGGTCGCCAACGAGGACGGCCTCGTGCGCTTCCCGTACCGCACGGGGGACCTGGCGGCGGTCGCTCCGCCCGAACCCGTCGTCCCGCTGCCGGCAGGGGGGCGGGTGCGCGGCCGCCCGCTGGCCGTCAACCGCCTTGGCCACCTGTTCATGGGGGTGGGCGCCAGCTGCAACGCTTGCGTCGAGGACGATGTGCGGCGGGCTTCCGTGCTGCGCATCCTGACGGACGGCACGCGCACGTCGCGCTACAGCTCGGGCATGCGTGCGCCCAGCGGCATCGCCATCGATTCGCACAGCGGCGAGGTCTGGGTGACGGACCGGGCACGCGACGACCTCGGCGAGTCGTCTCCGCCGGACGAGCTGAACCGGATCGGTCCCGGTGCCGAGTTCGGCTGGCCGTTCTGCGTCGGTGACCGACGCCCCGATCCGCAGCTTGGCGCCGGCGCGGATCTCTGCGCTGCGACGCAGCCGCCGGTCATCGCGTTCGCCGCCCACACCGGGTTGATGGGCGCGGCGTTCTACGATGGGGGCGCGTTCCCGGCCGAGTACGACGGCGGCCTCTTCGTCGCCAGCCACGGGTCCGACGTGCAGGTCATGCTGCAGGCATACAAGATCCTGTTCCTGCCGTTCGCGAACGGTGCGCCGACCGGACAGGTGCGCGACTTCGCGACCGGCTGGATGAAGCCGGACACGCGCCTGTGGGGACGCCCGGCGGACATCGTGGTCGGCGCCGACGGTGCGCTGCTCGTGGCCGACGACGCCGGCATGCGCGTGTTTCGCCTCTTCTACTCGCCGAATGCCACACCGACACCGCCGCTGTAG
- a CDS encoding sigma-70 family RNA polymerase sigma factor codes for MVEGLDEQACVHAARSGDRRAFEALVTRYERPVYNLSLRMLGRAEDAEDAGQEVFLKAYRALSAYDTGRPFSTWLLSIAAHHCIDRIRRRRMHEVSLDALPPWRQLAAQTPDPEDVAVYQDHSRRVRQYLQLLPEDYRLVVVLRYWHDFGYAEIAALTGESESAIKSRLHRARRQLAEHMTAGVPGLPSVIDAPDGVVGPTAGASEPVAAAGAAMAGS; via the coding sequence ATGGTCGAAGGGCTGGATGAACAAGCTTGCGTCCACGCTGCCAGGTCGGGGGACCGGCGGGCGTTCGAGGCGCTCGTCACGCGCTATGAGCGACCGGTGTACAACTTGTCGCTGCGGATGCTCGGCCGCGCCGAGGATGCCGAGGACGCCGGCCAGGAAGTGTTCCTGAAGGCGTACCGCGCGCTGTCCGCGTACGACACCGGCCGGCCCTTCTCGACGTGGCTGCTGTCGATCGCGGCGCATCACTGCATCGATCGGATCCGGCGCCGGCGGATGCACGAGGTGTCGCTGGATGCGCTTCCGCCGTGGCGTCAGCTGGCAGCGCAGACGCCCGATCCGGAGGACGTTGCGGTCTACCAGGATCACTCGAGACGCGTCAGGCAGTACCTTCAGCTTCTTCCCGAGGACTACCGTCTCGTCGTCGTGCTGCGCTACTGGCATGACTTCGGGTACGCCGAGATCGCGGCGCTGACCGGCGAGAGCGAGTCGGCGATCAAGAGCCGCCTGCATCGCGCCCGGCGACAGTTGGCGGAGCACATGACCGCCGGCGTGCCGGGGTTGCCGAGCGTCATCGACGCCCCGGACGGCGTTGTCGGACCGACGGCCGGGGCGTCGGAGCCGGTCGCCGCGGCGGGTGCAGCGATGGCAGGTTCGTAA